Proteins from a genomic interval of Microbacterium phyllosphaerae:
- a CDS encoding ABC transporter permease codes for MTTTTTTSSTRVIRDYDRPLWRRVFVNREFAIIALLVLVTIVAAVSIRGFAQPITANYLLLDVAPILLIALPMTLVMITGEIDLSVGSMVGLASVVTGVLTESGAPFEVAALAALLVGVVGGAFNGFLVTIVGLPSLAVTIGTLALFRGLAVGLLGTTAVTDFPETWTALAKAKIAGTTIPYIVIPFLILLVLFVVLLHFTPFGRGVFAIGLSKDAARFSGVNVERTKFILFVLSGVVAAFAGIFYTLRFGSARGDNATGLELQVIAAVVLGGVSVFGGRGHLHGVVAAVLLIGVLGSSLRLAGVTSDVINIITGGLLIFSVVAASVLAWAQRARAKAGPPLRVAASPAP; via the coding sequence ATGACAACGACGACGACCACCTCGTCCACCCGCGTCATCCGCGACTACGACCGCCCGCTCTGGCGGCGCGTGTTCGTCAACCGCGAGTTCGCGATCATCGCCCTGCTGGTGCTCGTGACGATCGTCGCCGCAGTGTCGATCCGCGGCTTCGCACAGCCGATCACGGCCAACTACCTGCTGCTCGACGTCGCGCCGATCCTGCTCATCGCCCTGCCGATGACGCTCGTCATGATCACCGGTGAGATCGACCTGTCGGTCGGCTCGATGGTCGGGCTCGCGAGCGTCGTCACGGGCGTGCTCACCGAATCCGGTGCGCCGTTCGAGGTCGCGGCCCTCGCGGCTCTGCTCGTCGGTGTGGTCGGCGGCGCGTTCAACGGGTTCCTCGTCACGATCGTCGGTCTGCCGTCGCTCGCCGTGACGATCGGTACCCTCGCGCTCTTCCGCGGTCTCGCGGTCGGACTGCTTGGCACCACCGCCGTGACCGACTTCCCCGAGACCTGGACGGCGCTCGCGAAGGCGAAGATCGCCGGCACGACGATCCCGTACATCGTGATCCCGTTCCTGATCCTGCTCGTCCTGTTCGTCGTGCTGCTGCACTTCACGCCGTTCGGCCGTGGGGTGTTCGCGATCGGACTCTCGAAGGACGCCGCCCGCTTCTCGGGAGTCAACGTCGAGCGCACGAAGTTCATCCTGTTCGTGCTCTCGGGCGTGGTCGCAGCCTTCGCCGGCATCTTCTACACGCTGCGCTTCGGGAGCGCCCGAGGCGACAACGCCACCGGGCTCGAGCTGCAGGTGATCGCGGCCGTCGTGCTCGGCGGGGTCTCCGTCTTCGGCGGACGAGGGCACCTGCACGGCGTCGTCGCCGCCGTGCTCCTGATCGGGGTCCTGGGCAGCAGCCTGCGCCTCGCCGGCGTCACCTCCGACGTCATCAACATCATCACCGGCGGTCTGCTGATCTTCTCGGTCGTCGCAGCCAGCGTCCTCGCCTGGGCGCAGCGCGCCCGTGCGAAGGCCGGTCCGCCGCTCCGCGTCGCAGCCTCCCCCGCACCATGA
- the rhaS gene encoding rhamnose ABC transporter substrate-binding protein gives MTFARKKIAAFAAVAVAAALVLTGCADTSGGSGGSGSEGDGGSDNFAITFLPKNLGNPYFDTSSEGGKKAVDEFGGTFAEVGPAEATPDAQVSYINTATQQAVGALVVSANDPKAICDALNEARDAGVKVVTFDSDTNPECRDLFINQADSEGIAKVQVDLIADQIGGAGEVAILSASANATNQNAWIDLMKEYVASEYPDITIVETVYGDDDDQTSFDKTAALLQSHPNLKGIISPTTVGIAAAARYVSTSDYKGKVAITGLGTPNQMREYVEDGTVTAFALWNPADLGYLAAFAAKALIAGDITGEEGDTFDAGDLGEYTVGADGVVLLGDPFEFNADNIGDFDF, from the coding sequence ATGACGTTTGCACGTAAGAAGATCGCTGCGTTCGCGGCGGTCGCCGTGGCCGCAGCGCTCGTGCTGACCGGCTGCGCCGACACCAGCGGCGGCTCCGGCGGCTCCGGCTCGGAGGGCGACGGCGGGTCCGACAACTTCGCGATCACGTTCCTGCCGAAGAACCTCGGCAACCCGTACTTCGACACCTCGAGCGAGGGCGGCAAGAAGGCCGTCGACGAGTTCGGCGGCACGTTCGCCGAGGTCGGTCCGGCAGAGGCCACCCCTGACGCGCAGGTCAGCTACATCAACACCGCGACGCAGCAGGCCGTCGGCGCGCTGGTCGTCTCGGCCAACGACCCGAAGGCGATCTGCGACGCGCTGAACGAGGCGCGCGACGCCGGCGTCAAGGTCGTCACCTTCGACTCCGACACGAACCCCGAGTGCCGCGACCTGTTCATCAACCAGGCCGACTCCGAGGGCATCGCCAAGGTGCAGGTCGACCTGATCGCCGACCAGATCGGTGGCGCGGGCGAGGTCGCGATCCTGTCGGCATCCGCCAACGCGACCAACCAGAACGCCTGGATCGACCTGATGAAGGAGTACGTCGCCAGCGAGTACCCCGACATCACGATCGTCGAGACCGTCTACGGTGACGACGACGACCAGACGTCGTTCGACAAGACCGCAGCCCTGCTGCAGAGCCACCCGAACCTGAAGGGCATCATCTCGCCCACCACGGTCGGCATCGCCGCTGCGGCACGCTACGTGTCGACCTCGGACTACAAGGGCAAGGTCGCGATCACGGGTCTCGGCACGCCGAACCAGATGCGCGAGTACGTCGAGGACGGCACCGTCACCGCGTTCGCGCTGTGGAACCCGGCCGACCTCGGCTACCTGGCGGCATTCGCTGCCAAGGCGCTGATCGCGGGAGACATCACCGGTGAAGAGGGCGACACCTTCGACGCCGGAGACCTGGGCGAGTACACCGTCGGCGCCGACGGCGTCGTCCTTCTCGGCGACCCGTTCGAGTTCAACGCGGACAACATCGGCGACTTCGACTTCTGA
- a CDS encoding rhamnulokinase produces the protein MTVRSVAAVDLGATSGRVMIGRIGDGRLDLELVSRFPNGPVEREDGLHWDFGALYEHVVEGLAEAVRREPGIESIGIDSWAVDYGLLNDGALLAEPFHYRDDRTVRGVDEVHAIAPFAELYQRNGLQFLPFNTLYQYRVDTRLADANTALLIPDLIAFLLTGTAVAERTNASTTGLLGVESGEWDTELADRLGIPSGILPPLVDPGATIGMLRADLAERIGKDLPVIAVGSHDTASAVVAAPLSTPHSAYISCGTWGLVGVELTDPVLTDAAREANFTHELGVDSRYRFLHNVTGLWLLSETVRAWEAEDGSSIDLPELLAAASAVDADVPLFDANDASLAAPGDMPARIAALLGADAPSTRPAFARSIVESIATAFADAVQTASDLSGRELDSIHLVGGGSLNRLLCQATADRTGLPVLAGPVEATALGNVLVQARALGAAPSTLEELRALVAATHEPERFDPR, from the coding sequence ATGACGGTCCGGTCCGTCGCCGCCGTCGACCTCGGGGCGACCAGCGGTCGCGTCATGATCGGGCGGATCGGCGACGGCCGGCTCGACCTCGAACTCGTCTCGCGGTTCCCGAACGGACCCGTCGAGCGCGAGGACGGCCTACACTGGGACTTCGGCGCTCTCTACGAGCACGTCGTCGAAGGCCTCGCCGAGGCCGTGCGCCGCGAGCCGGGAATCGAGAGCATCGGCATCGACTCGTGGGCCGTCGACTACGGCCTGCTGAACGACGGCGCGCTTCTCGCCGAGCCGTTCCACTATCGCGACGACCGCACCGTGCGCGGCGTCGACGAAGTGCACGCGATCGCTCCGTTCGCCGAGCTGTACCAGCGCAACGGACTGCAGTTCCTGCCGTTCAACACGCTGTACCAGTACCGTGTCGACACCCGTCTCGCCGACGCCAATACCGCCCTGCTGATCCCTGATCTCATCGCGTTCCTGCTCACCGGAACGGCCGTCGCCGAGCGCACGAACGCGTCGACCACGGGTCTGCTCGGCGTCGAGTCGGGCGAGTGGGACACCGAGCTGGCAGATCGCCTCGGCATCCCGTCGGGGATCCTGCCTCCGCTGGTCGACCCGGGCGCGACGATCGGCATGCTCCGCGCCGACCTGGCTGAACGCATCGGCAAGGACCTGCCCGTGATCGCGGTCGGCTCGCACGACACGGCATCCGCCGTCGTCGCCGCTCCCCTGTCGACCCCGCACTCCGCGTACATCTCGTGCGGCACCTGGGGCCTGGTCGGCGTCGAGCTGACAGACCCGGTGCTGACGGATGCCGCGCGCGAGGCGAACTTCACGCACGAGCTGGGAGTCGACAGCCGCTACCGCTTCCTGCACAACGTGACGGGACTCTGGCTGCTGAGCGAGACCGTGCGCGCGTGGGAGGCGGAGGACGGCTCGTCGATCGACCTGCCCGAGCTGCTGGCTGCGGCATCGGCGGTCGACGCCGACGTGCCGCTGTTCGACGCGAACGACGCGTCGCTCGCCGCACCGGGCGATATGCCGGCGCGCATCGCGGCGCTCCTCGGGGCGGATGCTCCGTCGACGCGGCCGGCGTTCGCCCGCTCGATCGTCGAGTCGATCGCGACGGCGTTCGCGGACGCCGTGCAGACGGCATCCGATCTGTCGGGGCGCGAGCTCGACAGCATCCATCTGGTCGGTGGCGGTTCGCTGAACCGCCTGCTGTGCCAGGCGACGGCCGATCGCACCGGCCTTCCGGTGCTCGCGGGGCCTGTCGAGGCGACCGCCCTCGGCAACGTGCTCGTGCAGGCGCGTGCCCTCGGCGCCGCGCCGTCGACGCTCGAGGAGCTGCGCGCGCTCGTCGCGGCAACCCACGAGCCGGAGCGCTTCGACCCGCGCTGA
- a CDS encoding bifunctional aldolase/short-chain dehydrogenase gives MTNPTAAALIERSNRLGADPKNTNYAGGNTSAKGTETDPVTGQPVELMWVKGSGGDLGTLKEQGLAVLRLDRMRALVDVYPGLEREDEMVAAFDYCLHGKGGAAPSIDTAMHGLVDAAHVDHLHPDSGIAIATAADGEALTTKIFGDKVVWVPWRRPGFQLGLDIAAIKAKNPQAIGTILGGHGITAWGDTSEEAEANSLWIIDTAAAYIEANGKADPFGGVRAGFEALPEAERRERAAALAGTIRGIASTDKPMVGHFTDSDVVLDFLASDRAPELAALGTSCPDHFLRTKVKPLILDLPVTASADEQIARLHELHSEYRADYQAYYDAHATSESPAIRGADPLIVLVPGIGMFSYGANKQTARVAGEFYVNAINVMRGAEALSTYSPISDAEKFDIEYWALEEAKLQRMPKPKSHQGRIAFVTGAASGIGKAIATRLAAEGACVVIADLDLEKAKAAAAELGNTDVAIGVAANVADADAIQAALNDAVLAFGGVDLVVNNAGLSLSKPLLETTEKDWDLQHDVMAKGSFLVSKAAARVLIDQKLGGDIIYISSKNSVFAGPNNIAYSATKADQAHQVRLLAVELGEFGIRVNGINPDGVVRGSGIFASGWGANRAATYGVAEEDLGQFYANRTILKREVVPENVADAVYVLTGPELSRTTGLHIPVDSGVAAAFLR, from the coding sequence ATGACCAACCCCACCGCCGCCGCCCTCATCGAGCGGTCGAACCGCCTGGGCGCCGACCCCAAGAACACCAACTACGCCGGCGGCAACACGTCGGCGAAGGGTACCGAGACCGACCCGGTCACGGGGCAGCCGGTCGAGCTGATGTGGGTCAAGGGATCCGGCGGCGACCTGGGCACCTTGAAGGAGCAGGGGCTCGCGGTGCTGCGCCTCGACCGCATGCGCGCGCTCGTCGACGTCTACCCCGGCCTCGAGCGCGAAGACGAGATGGTCGCCGCGTTCGACTACTGCCTGCACGGCAAGGGCGGCGCCGCCCCGTCGATCGACACCGCGATGCACGGCCTCGTCGACGCCGCACACGTCGACCACCTGCACCCCGACTCCGGCATCGCGATCGCGACCGCCGCCGACGGCGAAGCACTGACCACGAAGATCTTCGGCGACAAGGTCGTCTGGGTGCCGTGGCGTCGTCCCGGCTTCCAGCTCGGACTCGACATCGCCGCGATCAAGGCGAAGAACCCGCAGGCGATCGGCACGATCCTCGGCGGACACGGCATCACCGCCTGGGGTGACACGTCGGAGGAGGCCGAGGCCAACTCGCTGTGGATCATCGACACCGCAGCCGCCTACATCGAGGCCAACGGCAAGGCCGACCCGTTCGGCGGTGTCCGTGCCGGCTTCGAGGCCCTCCCCGAGGCTGAGCGTCGCGAGCGCGCCGCCGCCCTCGCCGGCACCATCCGCGGCATCGCATCGACCGACAAGCCGATGGTCGGCCACTTCACCGACTCCGACGTCGTGCTCGACTTCCTCGCCTCCGACCGCGCCCCCGAGCTCGCGGCCCTCGGCACCAGCTGCCCCGACCACTTCCTGCGCACCAAGGTCAAGCCGCTCATCCTCGACCTTCCGGTCACGGCATCCGCCGACGAGCAGATCGCCCGTCTGCACGAGCTGCACTCCGAGTACCGCGCCGACTACCAGGCGTACTACGACGCACACGCGACGAGCGAGTCGCCGGCGATCCGCGGCGCCGACCCGCTCATCGTGCTCGTGCCCGGCATCGGCATGTTCTCGTACGGCGCGAACAAGCAGACCGCCCGGGTCGCCGGAGAGTTCTACGTCAACGCGATCAACGTGATGCGTGGCGCCGAGGCCCTGTCGACCTACTCCCCCATCTCCGACGCCGAGAAGTTCGACATCGAGTACTGGGCTTTGGAAGAGGCGAAGCTGCAGCGGATGCCGAAGCCGAAGTCGCACCAGGGCCGCATCGCGTTCGTGACCGGTGCTGCCAGCGGCATCGGCAAGGCGATCGCCACCCGTCTCGCAGCCGAGGGCGCCTGCGTCGTCATCGCCGACCTCGACCTCGAGAAGGCCAAGGCCGCTGCCGCCGAGCTCGGAAACACCGACGTCGCGATCGGCGTCGCGGCGAACGTCGCCGACGCGGATGCGATCCAGGCCGCGCTGAACGACGCCGTGCTCGCCTTCGGCGGCGTCGACCTCGTCGTCAACAACGCCGGACTCTCGCTGTCGAAGCCGCTGCTCGAGACCACCGAGAAAGACTGGGACCTGCAGCACGATGTCATGGCCAAGGGCTCGTTCCTCGTGTCGAAGGCCGCGGCACGCGTGCTGATCGACCAGAAGCTCGGCGGCGACATCATCTACATCTCGTCGAAGAACTCCGTCTTCGCCGGCCCGAACAACATCGCCTACTCGGCGACGAAGGCCGATCAGGCGCACCAGGTGCGGCTGCTGGCCGTCGAGCTCGGCGAGTTCGGCATCCGTGTCAACGGCATCAACCCCGACGGCGTCGTGCGCGGCTCGGGCATCTTCGCCTCGGGCTGGGGTGCGAACCGCGCCGCGACCTACGGCGTCGCCGAAGAGGACCTCGGCCAGTTCTACGCGAACCGTACGATCCTCAAGCGCGAGGTCGTTCCCGAGAACGTGGCGGATGCCGTGTACGTGCTGACCGGCCCCGAACTCAGCCGCACCACCGGGCTGCACATCCCGGTCGACTCCGGCGTCGCCGCGGCGTTCCTGCGATGA
- a CDS encoding alpha/beta hydrolase codes for MSDQVLDGPHGPLRVRVYTPENPAGPGLVWVHGGGFAAGEIEMPEADWVARSFADRGIVVVSVDYSLAPFPRAWAEAAGAPERDGVHYPVASDEVEAAFRWAVDSDLADGPWSIGGASAGGNLATGAALRLSHGSGPVPALAVLAYPTLHAVQGTPDAALRAALDADPEADTFGPDPVRVMYENYLGGSVDDAEVYAVSGTASVEELSRFPATIMINDEVDELRVSGEAFGASLTAAGVDLDISTEPGTRHGHLNRPEHAGATASIDRFAARILATSPENKEQP; via the coding sequence GTGAGCGATCAGGTTCTCGACGGACCGCACGGCCCGCTGCGTGTGCGCGTGTACACGCCGGAGAACCCCGCGGGTCCTGGACTCGTCTGGGTGCACGGCGGCGGGTTCGCCGCCGGCGAGATCGAGATGCCCGAGGCCGACTGGGTCGCGCGGAGCTTCGCGGACCGCGGCATCGTGGTGGTGTCTGTGGACTATTCCCTCGCACCGTTCCCCCGCGCCTGGGCCGAGGCCGCCGGAGCCCCCGAGCGCGACGGCGTGCACTACCCCGTCGCCTCCGACGAAGTCGAGGCCGCCTTCCGCTGGGCCGTCGACTCCGATCTCGCAGACGGTCCGTGGTCGATCGGCGGAGCGAGCGCGGGCGGCAACCTCGCGACCGGTGCGGCGCTCCGCCTCAGCCACGGTTCCGGACCCGTCCCCGCTCTCGCGGTGCTCGCGTATCCGACGCTGCACGCCGTGCAGGGAACACCGGATGCTGCGCTGCGCGCGGCGCTCGACGCGGATCCGGAGGCGGACACGTTCGGCCCCGACCCGGTTCGCGTCATGTACGAGAACTACCTCGGCGGCTCTGTCGACGACGCCGAGGTCTACGCGGTGTCCGGCACCGCATCGGTCGAAGAGCTCTCACGCTTCCCCGCCACGATCATGATCAACGACGAGGTCGACGAGCTGCGCGTCTCGGGTGAGGCCTTCGGCGCCTCGCTGACAGCCGCCGGTGTCGATCTCGACATCTCGACCGAGCCCGGCACCCGCCACGGCCACCTCAACCGACCGGAACACGCGGGGGCGACAGCATCGATCGACCGCTTCGCCGCCCGCATCCTCGCCACTTCTCCCGAGAACAAGGAACAGCCATGA
- the rhaI gene encoding L-rhamnose isomerase, which translates to MSILSSDNLAALEQQGIELPSWAFGNSGTRFKVFGTPGTPRDPWEKIADAAQVNKYTALAPAVALHIPWDLVDSFSDLRKHAEDLGVTLGTVNSNTFQDDDYKFGALTHEDAAIRQKAIDHHLACIDVMDATGSRDLKIWLAEGSNYPGQADLRGRQDRLQESLQQIYARLGDDQRLVLEYKFFEPAFYHTDVPDWGTSYAQVSSLGDKAMVCLDTGHHAPGTNIEFIVMQLLRLGKLGSFDFNSRFYADDDLIVGAADPFQLFRILFEVVRGGGLNNPDVAFMLDQCHNVEDKIPGQIRSVLNVQEMTARALIVDRDALAAAQKSGDVLAANAVFMDAFYTDVRPALAEWRESRGLAADPMAAYAESGYQQKIAAERVGGVQAGWGA; encoded by the coding sequence ATGAGCATCCTCTCGTCCGACAACCTCGCAGCTCTCGAGCAGCAGGGCATCGAGCTCCCCAGCTGGGCGTTCGGCAACTCCGGCACCCGCTTCAAGGTGTTCGGCACGCCGGGCACCCCGCGCGATCCGTGGGAGAAGATCGCGGATGCCGCACAGGTCAACAAGTACACCGCGCTCGCTCCCGCGGTCGCCCTGCACATCCCGTGGGATCTCGTCGACTCGTTCTCGGATCTGCGCAAGCACGCTGAGGATCTCGGCGTGACCCTCGGCACGGTCAACTCCAACACGTTCCAGGACGACGACTACAAGTTCGGCGCCCTGACGCACGAGGACGCGGCGATCCGCCAGAAGGCGATCGACCACCACCTCGCCTGCATCGACGTGATGGATGCCACGGGCAGCCGCGACCTGAAGATCTGGCTCGCCGAGGGCTCGAACTACCCCGGCCAGGCCGACCTGCGCGGCCGCCAGGACCGCCTGCAGGAGTCGCTGCAGCAGATCTACGCCCGCCTCGGCGACGACCAGCGCCTCGTGCTGGAGTACAAGTTCTTCGAGCCGGCGTTCTACCACACCGATGTTCCCGACTGGGGCACGTCGTACGCCCAGGTCTCGTCGCTCGGCGACAAGGCGATGGTGTGCCTCGACACCGGCCACCACGCCCCCGGCACCAACATCGAGTTCATCGTCATGCAGCTGCTGCGCCTCGGCAAGCTCGGCTCGTTCGACTTCAACTCGCGCTTCTACGCCGATGACGACCTCATCGTCGGCGCAGCCGACCCGTTCCAGCTGTTCCGCATCCTGTTCGAGGTCGTCCGTGGCGGCGGCCTCAACAACCCCGATGTGGCGTTCATGCTCGATCAGTGCCACAACGTCGAAGACAAGATCCCCGGCCAGATCCGTTCGGTGCTGAACGTGCAGGAGATGACGGCCCGCGCGCTGATCGTCGACCGCGACGCCCTGGCCGCGGCGCAGAAGTCCGGCGACGTGCTGGCTGCGAACGCCGTCTTCATGGACGCGTTCTACACCGACGTGCGCCCCGCCCTCGCCGAGTGGCGCGAGTCGCGCGGTCTGGCCGCCGACCCGATGGCGGCCTACGCCGAGTCGGGCTACCAGCAGAAGATCGCCGCCGAGCGCGTCGGCGGCGTCCAGGCCGGCTGGGGCGCCTGA
- a CDS encoding L-rhamnose mutarotase, whose protein sequence is MTRVAFQLQVRPELLDEYLARHSPVWPEMLAEIAAAGRRNYSLFLADGGTLIGYYEVDDDDAAQAYLAASPVAARWEAEMSRFFIGLHGRPDQAATTLTEVFHLEDQLADAGDSTASDTDSRNDTEGSAS, encoded by the coding sequence ATGACCCGCGTCGCGTTCCAGTTGCAGGTACGTCCTGAACTGCTCGACGAATACCTCGCCCGTCACTCGCCCGTGTGGCCCGAGATGCTGGCCGAGATCGCGGCCGCCGGCCGCCGCAACTACTCGCTGTTCCTCGCCGACGGCGGCACGCTGATCGGCTACTACGAGGTCGACGACGACGACGCCGCACAGGCCTACCTCGCCGCATCCCCCGTCGCCGCCCGCTGGGAGGCCGAGATGAGCCGCTTCTTCATCGGTCTCCACGGCCGCCCCGATCAGGCGGCCACGACACTCACCGAGGTGTTCCACCTCGAAGACCAGCTCGCCGATGCCGGCGACTCCACAGCATCCGACACAGACAGCCGCAACGACACCGAAGGCAGCGCCTCATGA